The Hippoglossus stenolepis isolate QCI-W04-F060 chromosome 11, HSTE1.2, whole genome shotgun sequence genome includes a window with the following:
- the LOC118117279 gene encoding serine/threonine-protein kinase pim-2-like, with product MGVDRGGGCVVEKMVGRPISPIAILASNCSVSKATKRKATTGDEPPLKRQRGVMSDANTKPAQSTLESVIVVNSSSDESTVLSGHTSRADFEAKYLERKKLGQGGFGSVYAGHRRSDDLPVAIKHIPICDVPCQKVMLNGRACRIPKEVLLMHKAAGEPVTVGKSAAVSILDWYDLDQEVILVMERPVPSMDLLRFMDENYGPMAEDVAKIIMKQLVDAAIDLKAKGVFHRDIKAENILIEFSSDGHRVRLIDFGCGCICKKNRIYIQFSGTLAYAPPEFHINWQYMAGPTTVWQLAALLFEMLDGFSRFRTTGFLRNELRISSVWSKDCQDFLAKCLALEPEDRATLEEMQQHPWFKFLC from the exons ATGGGCGTGGACCGAGGCGGCGGGTGCGTGGTGGAAA AGATGGTTGGCCGCCCCATCTCACCCATCGCCATCTTGGCGAGTAATTGCTCTGTGAGTAAGGCCACCAAGAGGAAGGCCACCACTGGAGATGAGCCCCCACTGAAGAGGCAGAGGGGTGTTATGTCTGATGCCAACACCAAACCTGCTCAATCAACCCTGGAGTCAGTGATCGTGGTCAACAGCTCCAGTGACGAGAGCACAGTGTTGTCAGGCCACACCAGCAGAG CTGACTTCGAGGCCAAGTACTTGGAGCGTAAAAAACTTGGTCAAGGAGGCTTTGGCTCAGTTTATGCCGGCCACAGAAGGTCTGATGATTTACCA GTGGCGATAAAACACATCCCCATCTGTGACGTGCCCTGTCAAAAAGTG ATGTTAAATGGGAGGGCATGCAGGATTCCAAAGGAGGTGCTGCTCATGCACAAAGCCGCAGGTGAACCAGTGACTGTGGGAAAATCTGCGGCCGTGTCGATACTGGACTGGTACGATCTGGACCAAGAGGTTATTCTGGTCATGGAGAGGCCAGTCCCCTCTATGGATCTGCTGCGCTTCATGGATGAGAACTATGGTCCGATGGCCGAGGACGTTGCAAAG atcatcatgaagcagctggtgGATGCTGCCATCGATTTGAAAGCCAAAGGCGTCTTCCACAGAGATATAAAAGCAGAGAACATCCTCATCGAGTTCAGCTCCGATGGCCATCGAGTTCGGCTCATTGATTTTGGATGTGGCTGCATTTGCAAGAAAAACCGCATTTACATCCAGTTCTCTG GAACACTAGCATACGCTCCTCCAGAGTTTCACATCAACTGGCAATACATGGCCGGCCCCACGACAGTCTGGCAGTTGGCAGCATTGCTCTTTGAAATGCTGGATGGATTCAGCCGGTTCCGCACCACAGGGTTCCTCAGGAATGAACTCCGAATCAGCTCTGTGTGGTCCAAAG